A single genomic interval of Brevibacillus brevis harbors:
- a CDS encoding S1 RNA-binding domain-containing protein, whose translation MYKRQMREKREPQIIQNDNLAAGMTLTMTVARKTEIGYFLSDGKDEVFLHANEAHERLHIDDEVEVFLYHDHENRLAATMDMPHVGMGEYGWLEVVDISPRMGVFLDNGINKDLLLFIDDLPKHSDEWPRPKDQMLVALKQDKLGRLLAKPVTENEIVKIAAMADQSMKNKSVEGTVYKVIQAGAFLLTEDEHILFIHRDEMVGRLRLGQTVRCRISFVREDGRLNGSMKERKEVQYGEDADKLLRYLINRDGAMPYTDSTEADVIREKFQMSKSSFKRALGKLMKERRVEQVDGWTKIIRTDKDE comes from the coding sequence ATGTACAAAAGACAAATGCGTGAAAAGCGTGAGCCCCAAATCATTCAGAACGACAATTTGGCGGCAGGGATGACGCTTACCATGACGGTAGCGCGAAAAACGGAAATCGGCTATTTTTTAAGCGATGGCAAAGATGAAGTGTTTCTCCATGCCAATGAAGCGCATGAGCGTTTACATATCGATGATGAGGTCGAAGTGTTTTTGTACCATGATCACGAAAACCGACTGGCTGCGACCATGGACATGCCTCATGTCGGCATGGGTGAATACGGCTGGCTGGAAGTAGTGGACATTTCTCCGCGCATGGGTGTATTCCTGGACAACGGTATTAACAAGGATCTGCTCTTGTTTATCGATGACCTGCCCAAGCATAGTGATGAATGGCCGCGTCCCAAGGATCAAATGCTGGTAGCGCTGAAGCAAGACAAGCTCGGCAGACTCTTGGCAAAGCCGGTCACTGAAAACGAAATCGTCAAGATCGCAGCAATGGCAGATCAGAGTATGAAAAACAAGTCTGTCGAAGGTACGGTCTACAAAGTGATTCAAGCAGGTGCGTTCCTGTTGACGGAGGACGAGCATATCCTTTTCATTCATCGTGATGAAATGGTAGGGCGACTGCGCCTCGGACAAACGGTGCGCTGCCGTATCAGTTTTGTACGTGAGGATGGCCGTCTGAACGGTTCCATGAAAGAGCGCAAGGAAGTGCAGTATGGCGAAGATGCGGACAAGCTGCTGCGCTATTTGATCAATCGTGACGGGGCGATGCCTTATACCGATTCGACAGAAGCGGATGTCATCCGAGAAAAATTCCAAATGAGCAAGTCCAGCTTCAAGCGGGCACTCGGCAAGCTAATGAAGGAACGCCGCGTGGAGCAAGTAGACGGCTGGACCAAAATCATTCGAACCGACAAAGACGAATAA